A single window of Anopheles moucheti chromosome 2, idAnoMoucSN_F20_07, whole genome shotgun sequence DNA harbors:
- the LOC128299898 gene encoding fibroblast growth factor receptor homolog 1-like, giving the protein MLQSCFINMAPNGVRWWCIVAVLVSLCVGHSTPYKLSQSDPDTIRINLGNKKLVKETVPLYAKLIIKCNFDSPTWYRNGKLIAVDHKRAKSLRFEQVRKTDAGYYSCGSEFNEWSNLTLSVFSQETDQYQSDGAGMANLERKSLHATSAGPAPGSVKPLDILDNELKEGPPRILGTQDDAYPSSVVREVGEDYRLKCDAIGHPIPHISWQKDGQEYRDNSYKSTIVFKQLMPTDAGTYVCVVCNVYGCVNSTTELEVVESGELEPTYIQHNTMESHSQLQGDFRPGPAQDTVMVRAMGRYYPVATEKRMLQPEEDAEEEDEDDEGEDPSNGTGVHGADTTEDSAGAVNGSGTPPPDRWPEFMKKEHMPKIVSKPSGNMVRLRCPADGYPKPNITWTKDGRDIERTMGQVKKVNWAIVLEDLVPQDSGIYTCTVCNRLGCSDFTTKLEVKDRFPARPLFTERPKNVTTLVNTTAIFRCPTLSELEPHIEWVKLRIVELENVSIPENLKLKRDPDNPEVLTLENVTHADEGWYTCIAANSLGASYESAYLQVLDELPPDDTPTAHPVRTHSTLIMGMTFFLCVCFVVLAGVVIIVCKKLKREKMKHRAMEHVNQWTKKVIVLKQPIVESSIPGMSEALQMPIVRIEKQRSTLVQSGNCDPTMISEYEFPIDLNWEFPRNKLHLGKSLGEGMFGKVVMAEAHGLVKGHPSTVVAVKMLKEGHTDADVKDLVCEMEVMKMIGKHVNIINLLGCCCKDGPLYVIVEYAPHGNLKNFLRSHRFGSNYEATNEKEKKILTQKELISFAYQIARGMEHLASRRCIHRDLAARNILVSDNYVMKIADFGLARDIHDQEYYRKTTTGKLPIRWMAPESLEEKFYDSQSDVWSFGVLLWEIMTLGGNPYPSIPTWDNLLEHLKKGKRMEKPPLCSIEIYLFMRECWHYRPEERPTFSEIVQHLDRLVSITSNEEYLDLGLPQLETPPSSDDSDDEEDEEDCDDQAGTEHERVHMYRFNRSYNNDCIY; this is encoded by the exons GCAATAAAAAGCTCGTGAAGGAAACGGTCCCACTCTATGCCAAGCTGATCATCAAGTGCAATTTCGACAGTCCCACGTGGTATAGGAATGGTAAACTGATTGCGGTGGATCATAAGCGTGCGAAATC ACTGCGTTTTGAGCAAGTTCGCAAAACTGATGCCGGTTACTATTCCTGCGGTTCCGAATTTAACGAATGGTCCAACCTGACACTGTCCGTGTTCAGTCAGGAAACGGACCAATACCAAAGCGACGGTGCCGGAATGGCAAATCTGGAACGCAAAAGTTTACATGCCACATCAGCCGGTCCCGCGCCCGGTAGTGTTAAGCCTCTGGACATACTGGACAACGAGCTGAAGGAGGGCCCTCCACGCATACTTGGTACGCAGGACGACGCATACCCGAGTTCGGTTGTTCGCGAGGTGGGTGAAGATTATCGATTAAAGTGTGACGCGATCGGTCACCCAATACCGCACATAAGCTGGCAAAAGGATGGCCAAGAATATCGGGACAACTCGTACAAATCGACCATAGTCTTCAAGCAGCTGATGCCGACGGACGCCGGAACATACGTGTGCGTGGTGTGCAACGTGTACGGGTGTGTAAATTCAACAACCGAGCTGGAGGTGGTAGAATCGGGAGAGCTCGAACCAACTTACATTCAGCACAACACGATGGAAAGCCATTCCCAGCTGCAGGGAGATTTTCGACCGGGTCCGGCCCAAGATACGGTGATGGTGCGTGCGATGGGCCGCTACTACCCGGTCGCCACCGAGAAACGAATGCTCCAGCCGGAAGAGGACGCGGAAGAGGAAGATGAGGACGACGAGGGAGAAGATCCGTCCAATGGAACCGGTGTGCATGGTGCGGACACGACGGAGGATAGTGCCGGTGCAGTAAATGGATCCGGTACGCCACCGCCGGACCGTTGGCCCGAGTTCATGAAGAAGGAACACATGCCGAAGATTGTGTCGAAGCCGTCCGGCAACATGGTACGGCTGCGGTGTCCTGCCGACGGGTACCCGAAACCAAACATCACCTGGACGAAGGATGGGCGCGACATCGAACGTACCATGGGGCAGGTGAAGAAGGTTAACTGGGCAATCGTGCTGGAGGATCTGGTGCCGCAGGATTCGGGCATTTACACCTGCACCGTGTGCAACCGGCTGGGATGTTCCGACTTCACTACCAAGCTTGAAGTGAAAG ATCGCTTCCCAGCTCGTCCACTTTTTACGGAACGTCCGAAGAATGTGACCACACTGGTCAACACCACCGCCATCTTCCGCTGTCCCACCCTGTCCGAACTGGAGCCACACATTGAGTGGGTGAAGCTACGAATAGTCGAGTTGGAAAATGTATCCATACCGGAAAATCTTAAACTGAAG CGTGATCCGGATAATCCTGAAGTTTTGACGTTGGAAAACGTAACCCATGCGGACGAAGGTTGGTACACGTGCATTGCAGCCAACAGCCTGGGTGCATCGTACGAGAGTGCGTATCTGCAGGTGTTGGACGAACTGCCCCCGGATGATACCCCGACCGCACATCCGGTCAGAACACATTCGACGCTGATCATGGGCATGACGTTCTTTCTGTGCGTCTGTTTCGTGGTGCTGGCCGGCGTGGTAATCATAGTCTGCAAAAAGCTAAAGCGCGAAAAGATGAAGCACCGCGCCATGGAACACGTTAACCAGTGGACGAAGAAGGTGATCGTGTTGAAGCAACCGATCGTCGAGAGTAGCATACCGGGCATGTCAGAGGCATTG cAAATGCCAATTGTTCGCATCGAGAAACAACGGTCGACGCTGGTGCAAAGTGGAAACTGTGATCCAACCATGATCTCGGAGTACGAGTTTCCGATTGATCTGAATTGGGAGTTTCCTCGCAACAAGCTACATCTGGGCAAGAGCCTCGGCGAGGGAATGTTTGGAAAGGTCGTCATGGCGGAAGCGCACGGGCTTGTCAAAGGTCATCCATCAACCGTGGTTGCCGTTAAGATGCTAAAGG AGGGACATACGGATGCCGATGTCAAGGATCTCGTGTGTGAAATGGAGGTGATGAAGATGATTGGAAAGCATGTGAATATCATCAATCTGCTGGGCTGTTGCTGCAAGGATGGTCCATTGTACGTGATCGTTGAGTATGCACCGCACGGCAACCTGAAGAACTTTCTGCGAAGTCATCGCTTTGGATCGAACTACGAGGCCACCaatgagaaggaaaagaaaattctcACTCAAAAGGAGCTTATCTCGTTCGCGTATCAGATAGCACGTGGCATGGAACATTTGGCTTCGAGAAGG TGCATCCATCGAGATCTGGCGGCCCGAAATATCTTGGTAAGCGACAACTACGTGATGAAGATAGCCGACTTTGGATTAGCCAGAGATATCCACGATCAGGAATATTACCGAAAGACGACCACTGGCAAACTACCGATCCGATGGATGGCACCGGAATCTCTGGAAGAAAAGTTCTACGACTCACAAAGCGATGT ATGGTCTTTTGGCGTTCTTTTGTGGGAAATAATGACACTGGGAGGAAACCCCTACCCATCAATTCCAACGTGGGACAACCTGCTGGAACATTtgaaaaaaggcaaacggaTGGAAAAACCTCCGCTATGTTCGATTGAAAT ATACCTGTTTATGCGAGAGTGTTGGCATTATCGACCAGAAGAACGGCCTACGTTTAGTGAAATCGTGCAACACCTGGATCGGCTTGTGAGCATAACGTCCAACGAAGAATACCTAGACCTAGGGCTACCGCAGCTAGAAACTCCGCCATCTAGCGACGATAGTGACGACGAAGAGGACGAGGAAGATTGTGACGATCAAGCGGGCACGGAACACGAACGTGTACACATGTATCGATTTAATAGAAGCTACAACAACGACTGTATCTACTAA